One window of the Populus nigra chromosome 4, ddPopNigr1.1, whole genome shotgun sequence genome contains the following:
- the LOC133691724 gene encoding valine N-monooxygenase 1-like: MFESSGTAKCISEGIMKSQNFSGILQRIVVVRWDEKDGRSFLIPDNDHDIILATVDNPSNACEWAFAEVLNSPEILKMFVEELDRVVGKQQLVQESDFALLNYVEVCAREAFRLHPVAPLNIPRVSMADTVVSNHFIPQGKLGCMAVTLHTWEFDDEHAIF, translated from the exons ATGTTTGAGTCATCAGGAACTGCCAAGTGTATTTCTGAAGGAATAATGAAGTCACAGAACTTCTCCGGCATCCTCCAGCGTATTGTGGTGGTAAGATGGGATGAAAAGGATGGTAGATCTTTCTTGATTCCTGATAATGACCAT GATATAATCTTAGCAACAGTGGACAATCCATCAAATGCTTGCGAATGGGCATTTGCAGAGGTGCTAAACAGCCCTGAGATACTCAAAATGTTTGTTGAAGAACTGGATAGAGTGGTTGGGAAGCAACAACTGGTTCAAGAATCAGATTTTGCACTACTCAATTACGTCGAGGTCTGCGCTAGAGAAGCCTTTCGGCTCCACCCTGTTGCACCATTGAACATTCCTCGCGTGTCCATGGCTGATACAGTAGTCTCCAACCATTTCATCCCGCAAG GAAAGCTTGGGTGCATGGCTGTGACACTTCACACTTGGGAGTTCGATGACGAACATGCTATTTTCTAG